A single region of the Anaerostipes rhamnosivorans genome encodes:
- the cbiQ gene encoding cobalt ECF transporter T component CbiQ, with translation MLIDKYCYRSRLRKVNVMEKFCFSMTTLLLCILSRSLAASVLVLFSCGWLTVKKGGIPLRQYGKLLRVPAAFLLLSTLAILVNISKTPLDAYAVPAGSYYITGSTSSLIFGFRLILSALSAVSCLYFLSLSTPVTDLVNILKKLHCPSLFIELFLLIYRFIFILMSEASAIRTSQEARLSNRNFKTALHSFGGMASALLIRAMKRSARLYDAMESRCYDGTIRVLLEEYPPKKKEIIYIVIFELVLLFLIIGRKIYG, from the coding sequence GCTGATTGACAAGTACTGCTACCGGTCCAGGTTGAGAAAAGTAAATGTCATGGAAAAATTCTGTTTTTCCATGACAACACTTCTACTCTGTATCCTCAGCAGGTCCCTGGCAGCCTCTGTCCTGGTCCTTTTTAGCTGCGGATGGCTGACCGTAAAAAAGGGCGGTATCCCGCTGCGCCAGTATGGAAAGCTTTTGCGGGTCCCTGCGGCTTTCCTACTCCTGAGCACACTGGCAATCCTCGTCAATATCTCTAAAACCCCTTTGGATGCTTATGCAGTTCCGGCAGGTTCCTACTATATAACTGGGAGCACCAGTTCTCTGATCTTTGGTTTCAGGCTGATTCTCTCTGCCCTTTCCGCAGTATCCTGCCTGTATTTTTTATCCCTCAGCACTCCGGTCACTGACCTGGTAAACATTCTTAAAAAACTTCACTGTCCGTCCCTGTTCATAGAACTGTTTCTGCTCATTTACCGGTTTATCTTTATCCTGATGTCGGAGGCTTCTGCCATCAGAACCTCCCAGGAAGCAAGGCTTTCCAACCGGAACTTTAAGACAGCCCTCCATTCCTTCGGGGGCATGGCCTCGGCCCTGTTGATCCGGGCTATGAAGCGTTCAGCCAGATTATACGATGCCATGGAATCCAGATGCTATGATGGGACCATACGGGTTCTTCTGGAGGAATACCCGCCGAAAAAGAAAGAGATCATTTATATTGTCATATTTGAACTTGTTCTACTGTTTCTCATAATAGGAAGGAAAATATACGGATGA
- a CDS encoding sirohydrochlorin cobaltochelatase: MHHIKKKAILAVSFGTSYEDTRKKTIEAIEQTLETHFPEHKIYRAWTSRMIIEKIRKRDGLHIDTVSEAMERMKADGITDVVIQPTHVINGVENDQMKEDAESHRDSFHSISFGAPLLTSESDNETMVKAVASEFSWMSDRDALVLMGHGTTHYANTVYAALDYRFKDMGYKNIFLGTVEAFPSMQSLMRMVKEFQPERVILAPFMIVAGDHARHDMAGDDPDSWYSQFLSEGLKTECVMKGLGEYPGVRELFVTHAEEAVL; the protein is encoded by the coding sequence ATGCATCATATCAAAAAGAAAGCGATCTTAGCTGTCAGTTTCGGTACGAGCTATGAAGATACAAGAAAAAAGACTATTGAGGCGATTGAACAGACACTGGAAACACACTTTCCGGAACATAAGATTTACCGGGCGTGGACCAGCCGCATGATCATCGAAAAGATCAGAAAGAGGGACGGCCTGCATATTGATACCGTTTCCGAAGCTATGGAGCGGATGAAAGCAGATGGCATCACCGACGTGGTCATCCAGCCCACCCATGTAATAAACGGAGTGGAGAACGACCAGATGAAAGAGGATGCCGAATCCCATAGAGATTCTTTCCATTCCATCTCATTTGGAGCACCTCTTCTTACATCTGAGTCAGACAATGAGACCATGGTGAAGGCTGTGGCATCTGAGTTTTCCTGGATGTCTGACCGGGATGCTCTGGTGCTCATGGGGCACGGGACCACCCACTATGCCAACACGGTCTATGCAGCTTTAGATTACCGATTCAAAGATATGGGATATAAAAACATTTTCCTGGGCACCGTGGAAGCCTTCCCCAGCATGCAGTCCCTTATGCGGATGGTAAAAGAATTCCAGCCGGAAAGAGTGATCCTTGCACCTTTTATGATTGTGGCCGGTGACCATGCCAGACACGATATGGCCGGAGATGACCCGGATTCCTGGTATAGCCAGTTTCTGTCCGAGGGCCTAAAGACAGAGTGCGTCATGAAAGGCCTCGGGGAATATCCCGGCGTCAGAGAACTGTTTGTAACCCACGCAGAGGAAGCGGTTCTTTAG
- a CDS encoding ABC transporter permease, which produces MLLIKKTFRDIRKNRVQFLAIFLMMFFGCFLFSGITGEWNGLKTSWKSYIDRQELADQWAYKKAFSKAELEKLKSDKRVEKAEGRLFLPMNLEGKDKTSIDCYFAQTNMVSRLYIKSGEAFNSSKKGIWLDELFARENGYKTGDMMTVVQGNRKVSGRILGLVLSPEYIYSAGKGTMAPDHKNSGFAWISPKLFPVSGQLPYNQVALKANKPYKGQKLAGKILGADGMTEVLEKDHPAVSMITDEIRQHQSIGDIFSGAFLFMAFMITVTTMHRMLKNQRTQIGILKALGFSKKKLTLHYLTHSLLICAAGVGLGYILGYRILPELIYRFLKEMYVLPRWEGSLPASFAVLPVGCIFLCLGISLFVCQNYLRGTAAESLGGEVPSKSRKNSMRLPQKLSFSSRWNLRDISRNRLRGFMTLCGILGCTALLFCAFSLYDTFTNLSDWTFHRQQSYQCKITDLPDKKGKKDLLQKTDGEYLMEGTASIKKNGKQEEVSLTVQESAKYLRLAVKLDQFTEIRDGIAVSKKTADQLKIKKGDTVVWKVSGEKKEIRSKVRAVIRTPSTQGITVMRSDFQKSGMAFRPTAVIGKISENGFGKYKKQCTVSQQKDLTKSMDDLMAGMVMMIGILVFGAVLLGSVMLYNLGVLSYLERYREFATLKVLGFQDSQIRTIMVQQNVWICAAGILLGLPAGYGLLCYMLSTVQESMDIPVYIRWSSWLLSAVGTLVLSWLISRVVSRKIPGISMAEALKLKE; this is translated from the coding sequence ATGCTTTTGATCAAAAAGACATTTCGTGATATCAGAAAGAATAGAGTGCAGTTTCTGGCTATTTTTCTCATGATGTTTTTTGGCTGTTTTCTATTTTCCGGCATCACAGGAGAGTGGAACGGCCTTAAGACCAGCTGGAAGTCTTACATAGACCGGCAGGAGCTGGCGGACCAGTGGGCTTACAAAAAAGCCTTCTCCAAAGCAGAGTTAGAGAAGCTCAAAAGCGATAAGCGGGTGGAAAAAGCAGAAGGCCGTCTGTTTCTCCCGATGAATCTTGAAGGAAAGGATAAAACATCCATAGACTGCTATTTTGCGCAGACAAATATGGTATCCAGGCTTTATATAAAATCTGGGGAAGCGTTTAACAGCTCGAAAAAGGGAATCTGGCTGGATGAATTGTTTGCCAGAGAAAACGGCTATAAAACAGGTGATATGATGACCGTGGTCCAGGGAAATCGAAAGGTGTCCGGAAGGATTCTTGGACTGGTTTTAAGCCCGGAATATATCTACAGCGCAGGAAAGGGCACCATGGCACCCGACCACAAAAACAGCGGATTTGCATGGATCAGCCCAAAGCTGTTTCCTGTGTCCGGACAGCTTCCTTATAATCAGGTCGCACTGAAAGCAAACAAACCTTATAAAGGGCAGAAGCTGGCCGGAAAGATCCTTGGAGCTGATGGAATGACGGAAGTGCTGGAAAAAGATCATCCAGCGGTGTCCATGATCACTGATGAGATCAGACAGCACCAGTCCATCGGAGATATTTTTTCCGGAGCCTTTCTTTTCATGGCCTTTATGATCACGGTGACTACCATGCACAGAATGCTGAAAAATCAGAGAACACAGATTGGGATTTTGAAAGCGCTTGGATTTTCAAAGAAAAAGCTTACACTCCATTATCTGACCCACAGCCTGCTGATCTGTGCTGCCGGTGTTGGACTGGGCTATATTTTAGGATACAGGATACTTCCAGAGCTAATCTACCGGTTTTTAAAAGAGATGTATGTACTGCCCCGCTGGGAGGGAAGTCTTCCGGCATCATTTGCGGTGCTGCCTGTGGGATGTATTTTTCTCTGTCTGGGCATCAGCTTGTTTGTCTGCCAGAATTATTTAAGGGGAACAGCGGCGGAAAGTCTTGGAGGGGAGGTACCGTCTAAGAGCAGGAAGAATTCCATGAGGCTTCCCCAAAAGCTGTCTTTCTCCAGCCGGTGGAATTTGAGGGATATCAGCAGGAACCGTCTCAGGGGTTTTATGACTTTATGCGGCATCCTTGGATGTACGGCTCTGTTGTTCTGTGCCTTTTCTCTGTATGATACCTTTACAAATCTTTCAGACTGGACCTTTCACAGACAGCAGTCCTACCAGTGTAAGATCACAGATCTGCCGGACAAAAAGGGGAAGAAGGATCTGTTGCAAAAGACGGACGGAGAATATCTAATGGAGGGGACTGCCTCTATTAAAAAAAATGGAAAACAGGAGGAGGTGAGTTTAACCGTCCAGGAGTCAGCCAAGTATCTCCGACTGGCAGTGAAGCTTGACCAGTTTACAGAGATCAGGGATGGGATCGCTGTGTCAAAAAAGACCGCAGATCAATTGAAAATCAAAAAAGGGGATACCGTTGTGTGGAAGGTATCCGGAGAGAAAAAAGAGATCCGCTCCAAAGTACGGGCAGTTATACGGACACCATCCACCCAGGGGATCACGGTGATGAGATCTGATTTCCAGAAAAGCGGTATGGCTTTTAGACCCACGGCAGTCATTGGGAAAATATCGGAGAACGGATTCGGAAAATATAAAAAGCAATGTACAGTTTCCCAGCAGAAGGATCTGACAAAAAGTATGGATGACCTGATGGCGGGTATGGTGATGATGATCGGCATCCTGGTGTTTGGCGCCGTGCTTCTCGGCAGTGTCATGCTGTACAATCTGGGTGTTCTCTCTTATCTGGAAAGATACCGTGAGTTTGCCACTCTAAAGGTCCTTGGATTTCAGGACAGCCAGATCCGGACCATCATGGTTCAGCAAAATGTATGGATTTGTGCGGCCGGGATTCTTCTGGGGCTGCCGGCGGGATATGGACTGCTCTGTTATATGCTCTCCACAGTCCAGGAATCCATGGATATCCCGGTTTATATCCGGTGGAGTTCCTGGCTGCTTAGTGCTGTCGGAACCCTAGTTTTATCTTGGCTCATAAGCCGTGTGGTATCGAGAAAAATACCTGGCATTTCTATGGCAGAGGCGTTGAAGTTAAAAGAATGA
- a CDS encoding ABC transporter ATP-binding protein, translating into MKQLEFGHVNKIYHTGTRETYALKDVSFSVRQGEFTVILGPSGAGKSTILNILGGIDTADGGTVIVSGQDITGLGERELSRYRAEKVGFVFQFYNLIPTLTVSENVALMGELKKGSIPAKEALDRVGLRGHEHKFPDQLSGGEQQRVSIARAIAKNPEILLCDEPTGALDSETGCLVLEQLWRLCREDKKTTLIVTHNAGIAQAADKVIYVKNGEITDIRINPSPLKISEVEW; encoded by the coding sequence ATGAAACAATTGGAATTTGGCCATGTGAATAAGATCTATCATACAGGAACCAGGGAGACTTATGCATTAAAAGATGTCTCTTTTTCCGTCCGTCAGGGAGAGTTCACAGTGATTCTGGGGCCCAGCGGAGCGGGAAAGTCAACCATCTTAAACATTCTTGGTGGGATTGACACGGCAGACGGAGGGACTGTCATAGTTTCAGGGCAGGATATCACCGGTCTGGGAGAGAGGGAGCTGTCCCGGTACCGGGCAGAAAAGGTCGGGTTTGTTTTTCAGTTCTATAATCTGATCCCCACTCTGACGGTCAGCGAAAATGTAGCTTTAATGGGAGAACTGAAAAAGGGCTCTATCCCTGCAAAAGAAGCATTAGATCGAGTGGGACTTCGGGGCCATGAACATAAATTTCCTGACCAGCTGTCAGGGGGAGAGCAGCAGAGGGTTTCCATCGCCAGGGCGATTGCCAAGAATCCGGAGATTCTTCTGTGTGATGAACCCACCGGGGCTCTGGACAGTGAGACAGGCTGCCTGGTGCTGGAGCAGCTGTGGAGGCTCTGCAGGGAAGATAAGAAAACAACACTGATCGTCACTCATAATGCCGGCATAGCACAGGCGGCAGATAAAGTCATATACGTTAAAAACGGAGAAATCACAGACATAAGGATAAATCCGTCTCCTCTTAAGATAAGTGAGGTGGAGTGGTAA
- a CDS encoding TetR/AcrR family transcriptional regulator, whose amino-acid sequence MMQIKKEEIRETILEAAQEEFLIHGYEGASMRVIAKKANTTIGNIYHYYDSKEAILEEMLKEPIKGLHKLVKQHFEREQRVYTLEEIEEAFSQMEDVVKVMEETELQYIMDKRLLILFDLKTTRFSKVKEHFIGQFKEHMAWHLGLDDSDSPYVDIITEMFIACIRHVLLQHQDSIEAQKEFIKVFRMLCAGLVVNQEDKP is encoded by the coding sequence ATGATGCAGATAAAAAAAGAAGAAATCAGAGAAACAATCTTAGAGGCGGCACAGGAAGAATTTCTGATCCATGGCTACGAAGGGGCCTCCATGAGAGTGATCGCAAAGAAAGCAAATACAACCATCGGCAATATTTATCATTATTATGACAGCAAGGAGGCCATCCTGGAAGAAATGCTGAAGGAGCCTATAAAAGGGCTGCATAAGCTTGTGAAGCAGCATTTTGAAAGAGAACAGCGGGTTTACACCTTGGAGGAGATCGAAGAGGCATTTTCGCAGATGGAGGACGTCGTTAAAGTAATGGAAGAGACGGAGCTTCAGTATATAATGGACAAACGGCTTCTCATCTTGTTTGACCTGAAAACAACACGTTTTTCAAAAGTCAAAGAACACTTTATCGGGCAGTTTAAGGAACATATGGCATGGCATCTGGGACTTGATGACAGCGATTCCCCGTATGTGGATATTATCACGGAAATGTTTATTGCCTGCATCCGGCATGTACTTTTGCAGCACCAGGATTCCATAGAGGCCCAGAAAGAATTCATCAAAGTTTTCCGTATGCTCTGCGCGGGATTAGTCGTTAATCAGGAGGATAAGCCATGA
- a CDS encoding nitroreductase family protein translates to MSDMIEKRRSIRKYRPATVPKHMIQQVIQAGILAPSSKNRQPWKFTVVYGAAKTDMLAQMSLGLSREAADPMLPNSRKHLDGAIHTLHIMEQAPVIIFITNSLGLDLSKPLSAEDRIYEICNAQSIGAAIQNMTLAATGLGLGSLWICDIFFAYEELSNWLCTDKNGQLYAALALGYADEAPDARSRNPMDEITEWRET, encoded by the coding sequence ATGTCAGATATGATAGAAAAAAGGCGGAGCATCCGGAAATATCGGCCTGCCACCGTGCCAAAACATATGATTCAACAAGTGATACAGGCCGGAATCCTTGCCCCGTCGTCAAAAAACAGACAGCCATGGAAGTTTACCGTAGTCTATGGGGCTGCAAAAACGGATATGCTGGCGCAAATGAGCCTGGGACTTTCCAGGGAAGCTGCCGACCCGATGCTCCCCAACAGCAGGAAGCATCTGGACGGAGCCATACACACGCTGCACATTATGGAACAGGCACCTGTGATCATCTTTATCACAAACAGCCTCGGTCTTGATCTGTCAAAGCCGCTATCCGCGGAGGACCGGATCTATGAAATATGCAATGCACAGTCCATCGGCGCGGCAATCCAGAATATGACCCTGGCTGCCACCGGACTGGGACTTGGAAGCCTGTGGATCTGTGATATTTTCTTTGCCTATGAAGAGCTGTCCAATTGGCTTTGTACAGATAAAAACGGCCAGCTGTACGCCGCATTGGCCCTCGGATATGCAGATGAGGCCCCAGATGCCCGGTCCAGAAACCCTATGGATGAGATCACAGAGTGGAGAGAAACATAA
- a CDS encoding helix-turn-helix domain-containing protein codes for MSNNKLENIKSVIDYIEDHLTEKLDLDTVAKAVHYSKYHLHRMFTNTVGLTIHDYLQRRRLTEAAKLLVFSDQPILDIALLAGYESQQAFTDAFVAMYKMSPRRFRENERFYPLSLRFEFEGSLSMPKHENKPHWDISFASEEDIPCWMDLVRLVIDGFPHLHEEEYLDVLQSRICSGEALILKDGAAAAGILLFSHENGSIDFMGCHPLYRNMGIPRALLSKVMGELVKEKDLSITTYRAGDKADTGQRREIQELGFAEAELLVEFGYPTQKFILKQEDSEHEES; via the coding sequence ATGTCAAACAATAAACTTGAAAATATCAAATCAGTCATTGATTACATAGAAGATCATTTGACTGAAAAATTGGATCTGGACACGGTGGCAAAGGCGGTTCATTATTCAAAATACCATCTTCACCGTATGTTTACAAACACGGTTGGGCTTACCATCCATGATTATCTTCAGAGACGAAGGCTTACGGAGGCCGCAAAACTGTTGGTCTTTTCTGATCAGCCTATCCTTGACATCGCACTGCTTGCAGGATATGAAAGCCAGCAGGCATTCACCGACGCTTTTGTCGCCATGTACAAAATGTCGCCCCGGAGATTCAGAGAAAATGAGAGATTTTATCCTCTGTCACTGCGATTTGAATTTGAAGGGAGTCTGTCCATGCCGAAACATGAAAATAAGCCCCACTGGGATATTTCTTTTGCCTCAGAAGAAGACATTCCGTGCTGGATGGATCTGGTCCGTCTTGTGATCGACGGTTTTCCTCATCTACACGAAGAGGAATATCTGGATGTATTACAATCCCGCATCTGCTCCGGGGAAGCACTGATTCTTAAGGACGGCGCTGCGGCAGCCGGCATTCTGCTGTTTTCTCATGAAAACGGAAGTATTGATTTTATGGGCTGCCATCCCCTCTACCGGAATATGGGCATTCCCAGAGCACTCCTTTCTAAAGTCATGGGGGAACTGGTAAAAGAGAAAGACTTAAGTATCACAACCTACCGGGCAGGAGACAAGGCAGATACCGGACAGCGCCGGGAGATACAAGAGCTGGGATTTGCGGAGGCGGAACTGCTTGTGGAGTTTGGTTATCCCACACAGAAATTTATTTTGAAGCAGGAGGATTCAGAACATGAAGAGTCATGA
- a CDS encoding HelD family protein yields MKSHDTVFPDELEHLAMIQSRLDAALQDAEASAGRMERQYTNTRQYMSDARGEIDPNEMFQTELLLKQADQTGAFAAEVCLRLAKLKDSPYFARIDFRETGSQESFSYYIGRFSFRHGYELLIFDWRAPISGMFYDCEPGPAGYEAPAGRIDGELTKKRQFCIKDGFMEYAIESSSNIQDDVLQRELSRTSSEKMKSIISTIQKEQNQIIRNEHAHTLIIQGVAGSGKTSIALHRIAFLLYRLKHQLSARNVTILSPNKVFGDYISNVIPELGEEPIFELAFSDLAEIQLGQTVGFEPERDPLDPDHDEYHQRTRFKSTIGFKQLLDAYIKKLPDTVFQPSDYSFGGFTAKKEWIQKRFRAYEKHPVKQRLKMIADDICDLFASENIMKDEIPRTGAVLKNLTSMLTIKNSLALYRDFYKSLKKPSMLVLPSKRTLEWADVFPYLYLTAAFEGLKESKITRHLVIDEMQDYTPVQYAVINLLFPCPKTILGDFGQSLNPDHLHTLEDLRLLYHDAEFVMLNKSYRSTYEIISFAKQLQDNPSLEAVKRHGEKPVITACCDNRDKMNQIKKLLSSFEKSGAMSLGLIAKTNTEAKTLYDILSKEFDLHLISPESSTFHNGISVTSVQMAKGLEFDEVLIPDADSSSYRTDYDRNLLYIACTRAMHRLTLMYVDELSPFVKTD; encoded by the coding sequence ATGAAGAGTCATGACACCGTATTTCCCGATGAGCTTGAACACCTTGCCATGATCCAGTCCAGGCTGGATGCTGCACTCCAGGACGCAGAGGCGTCCGCCGGAAGAATGGAGCGGCAGTATACGAATACCAGACAATATATGTCGGATGCCCGCGGAGAAATCGATCCCAATGAGATGTTCCAAACGGAACTGCTGCTGAAACAGGCTGACCAGACAGGGGCCTTTGCCGCGGAGGTATGCTTAAGACTGGCGAAACTGAAAGATTCTCCCTACTTTGCCCGGATCGATTTTCGGGAAACAGGAAGTCAAGAGTCCTTTTCATACTATATCGGACGTTTTTCCTTCCGCCATGGATATGAGCTGCTGATCTTTGACTGGCGTGCCCCCATATCCGGCATGTTTTATGACTGCGAGCCGGGCCCGGCAGGTTATGAGGCACCGGCAGGCAGAATAGACGGAGAGTTGACAAAGAAACGGCAGTTTTGTATCAAGGACGGTTTCATGGAATATGCCATCGAGAGCTCCTCTAATATTCAGGACGATGTTCTCCAGAGAGAACTGAGCCGGACGTCCAGCGAAAAAATGAAATCCATCATTTCAACAATCCAAAAGGAACAAAATCAGATCATCCGGAACGAACATGCCCACACTCTCATCATCCAGGGAGTTGCCGGATCCGGCAAAACATCCATTGCCCTGCACCGGATTGCCTTTCTGCTGTACCGGCTGAAACATCAGCTCAGTGCAAGAAATGTCACCATCCTCTCTCCCAACAAAGTTTTTGGCGATTATATCTCCAATGTCATCCCTGAACTTGGAGAAGAGCCGATCTTTGAACTGGCCTTTTCTGATCTGGCAGAAATACAGCTGGGACAGACCGTTGGTTTTGAACCGGAACGGGACCCTCTGGATCCGGACCATGATGAATATCATCAGAGAACCCGGTTTAAATCTACTATAGGATTTAAACAGCTTCTGGATGCGTATATCAAAAAGCTGCCGGATACCGTCTTTCAGCCCTCCGATTATTCTTTTGGCGGCTTTACCGCAAAGAAAGAATGGATACAAAAACGGTTCCGCGCATATGAAAAACATCCAGTAAAACAGCGGCTTAAGATGATCGCTGACGATATCTGCGATCTATTTGCCTCTGAAAACATCATGAAGGATGAAATTCCAAGGACAGGGGCCGTCTTAAAAAACCTGACTTCCATGCTTACCATTAAAAACAGCCTGGCATTATACAGGGACTTTTATAAAAGTCTAAAGAAACCAAGTATGTTAGTCCTTCCATCGAAAAGGACCTTGGAGTGGGCAGACGTCTTTCCATACCTCTACCTAACCGCTGCTTTTGAAGGATTAAAAGAAAGCAAGATCACCAGGCATCTGGTCATAGACGAAATGCAGGATTATACCCCTGTTCAGTATGCGGTCATCAATCTCTTGTTTCCCTGTCCCAAAACGATCCTCGGTGACTTTGGGCAGTCACTGAACCCAGATCATCTCCACACACTTGAGGATCTCCGCCTGCTGTATCATGACGCGGAATTTGTCATGCTTAACAAAAGCTACCGCTCTACCTATGAGATCATATCATTTGCAAAGCAGCTCCAGGACAATCCCTCCCTGGAAGCTGTAAAACGGCACGGTGAAAAGCCAGTCATAACTGCGTGCTGTGACAACAGGGATAAGATGAATCAGATAAAAAAGCTACTCTCAAGCTTTGAAAAAAGCGGAGCTATGTCTCTCGGTCTGATCGCTAAAACAAACACAGAAGCAAAAACACTGTACGATATCCTCTCCAAAGAATTTGACCTGCACTTGATTTCACCGGAAAGTTCTACTTTTCATAATGGAATCTCCGTCACTTCTGTACAGATGGCAAAAGGACTGGAATTTGATGAAGTCCTTATTCCTGATGCGGATAGTTCCTCTTATCGCACAGACTATGACAGGAATCTGCTGTATATCGCCTGCACTAGGGCAATGCACCGGCTGACCCTTATGTATGTAGATGAGTTGTCTCCTTTTGTTAAGACTGATTAA